From Megalobrama amblycephala isolate DHTTF-2021 linkage group LG24, ASM1881202v1, whole genome shotgun sequence, the proteins below share one genomic window:
- the nemp1 gene encoding LOW QUALITY PROTEIN: nuclear envelope integral membrane protein 1 (The sequence of the model RefSeq protein was modified relative to this genomic sequence to represent the inferred CDS: inserted 1 base in 1 codon) gives MAGLMKSESGFRIEAVKLKVXLTVVLFLFHFSSTSGATRPIIEIKDGQEIKTQAAQHFCYHNSIIPGWRETWTRIQVRVWSTTKLKVTVVNDEQDLQELEHFSIWKLVQYFVREQTNETTVSISLFSNKTCFRVDPSDSYALYTVQPSRHFDIYMFLVFLAGVLLFFFADILSRSQVFYYSAGMSTGMIASLIILIFVIGRFLPKKSPFYVLLMGGWSFSLYIIQLVFRNLQIILKDHWHLAIGYTIVVGFISFAVCYRYGPLVEERSINILSWTLQIFGLLLVYAGIQVQQVALAIMIAAFCSKNLEYPFTKAFMLYQKLKPKKLEPRRLLTEEEYQRQSEVETQKALEELRKYCGSPEFNTWKTVSRLQSPKRFADFIEGSPHLLSNEVSVHTQEYGLGGSFFEDELFSTDEEEQEEEKEEEGWETDDDVKPEAVSPRLNNTRVK, from the exons ATGGCGGGATTAATGAAATCCGAAAGTGGCTTTAGAATCGAAGCTGTCAAATTGAAAG ATTTGactgttgtgttgtttttatttcatttttcttcaACGTCAG GTGCCACTCGTCCCATCATAGAAATTAAAGATGGACAAGAAATCAAAACACAAGCTGCACAACATTTTTGCTACCATAACTCCATCATACCTGGATGGAGGGAAACATGGACTAGAATACAG gtgagaGTGTGGAGCACTACAAAGCTGAAAGTGACGGTGGTTAATGATGAGCAGGACCTGCAGGAGCTTGAGCATTTCAGCATCTGGAAACTTGTGCAGTATTTTGTTCGTGAACAGACCAATGAAACCACCGTGAGCATCAGTCTCTTTAGCAACAAGACCTGTTTCAGAGTGGACCCTTCAGACTCCTATGCACTCTATACAGTACAACCTAGCCGAC ATTTTGACATCTACATGTTTTTGGTTTTTCTGGCTGGAGTGTTGCTGTTCTTTTTTGCGGACATTCTAAGCAG GAGTCAAGTGTTCTACTACTCTGCTGGCATGAGCACTGGCATGATCGCCTCCCTCATCATCCTCATCTTCGTCATCGGCCGTTTTTTACCAAAG AAAAGCCCATTCTATGTGCTGCTGATGGGCGGCTGGTCCTTTTCTCTCTACATCATCCAGCTGGTGTTTAGGAATCTCCAAATAATTCTTAAAGATCACTGGCATCTGGCTATCG gtTATACCATTGTGGTCGGGTTCATCAGTTTTGCAGTCTGTTACCGCTATGGGCCTCTGGTGGAGGAGCGAAGTATCAACATCCTGTCGTGGACGCTGCAGATATTCGGTCTTCTGCTGGTGTACGCTGGAATTCAGGTCCAGCAAGTGGCTCTGGCCATCATGATAGCTGCATTCTGCTCCAAGAACCTGGAGTACCCTTTTACCAAGGCCTTCATGCTTTATCA GAAGCTGAAGCCTAAGAAACTCGAGCCACGGCGTCTGCTGACAGAAGAGGAGTATCAGAGACAGTCGGAGGTGGAGACTCAAAAAGCTCTGGAGGAACTTAGGAAATATTGCGGCAGTCCTGAGTTCAACACCTGGAAGACGGTCTCTAGGCTTCAGTCTCCTAAGAG GTTTGCAGACTTCATCGAAGGCTCTCCACATTTGCTGTCCAATGAGGTGTCAGTTCACACGCAGGAGTACGGGCTGGGCGGATCCTTCTTTGAAGATGAGCTGTTCTCCACTGATGAGGAAGAacaggaggaggagaaggaggaggaggggtGGGAAACGGACGACGATGTGAAGCCAGAGGCGGTATCTCCACGACTGAACAACACACGGGTGAAATGA
- the ormdl2 gene encoding ORM1-like protein 2, with the protein MNVGVAHSEVNPNTRVMNSRGIWLAYLLLTTALHVVLLSIPFLSVPVVWTLTNVIHNLVMYLFLHTVKGTPFETPDQGKARLLTHWEQMDYGIQFTASRKFLTISPIVLYILASFYTKYDTTHFLLNTGSLLSVLLPKLPQFHGVRLFGINKY; encoded by the exons ATGAATGTGGGCGTTGCTCACAGCGAGGTGAACCCAAACACGCGGGTGATGAACAGCCGGGGGATCTGGCTGGCCTACCTGCTGCTCACCACTGCCCTGCATGTAGTCTTACTCAGCATCCCTTTCCTCAGTGTGCCTGTGGTGTGGACGCTCACCAATGTCATACACAACCTG GTGATGTATCTGTTTTTGCACACCGTCAAAGGCACACCGTTTGAGACGCCAGACCAAGGCAAAGCACGTTTGCTTACTCACTGGGAACAGATGGACTATGGCATCCAGTTCACAGCATCAAGGAAGTTCCTCACCATCTCACCCATTGTACT GTACATCTTGGCCAGCTTCTACACTAAATATGATACCACCCATTTCCTACTCAACACAGGCTCGCTACTAAGTGTCCTCCTTCCGAAGCTGCCTCAGTTTCATGGAGTTCGTCTGTTTggtataaataaatactga